The following proteins come from a genomic window of Clostridium cylindrosporum DSM 605:
- the ruvC gene encoding crossover junction endodeoxyribonuclease RuvC: MRIIGIDPGYAIVGYGIIDYENNKFKVIDYGAVTTTPKNTMPERLNLVFEALTHIFSKYNPDAIAFEELFFNQNVKTAISVGQARGVSVLAAQRLGVDVFEYTPLQVKQAVVGYGRAEKKQVQQMVKVLLNLKEVPKPDDTADALAVAICHSHSSHMAKMFRIK, encoded by the coding sequence ATGAGAATTATAGGGATTGACCCAGGGTATGCCATTGTTGGCTATGGAATTATTGATTATGAGAATAATAAGTTTAAAGTAATTGACTATGGTGCAGTTACAACAACACCTAAAAATACAATGCCAGAAAGACTGAATTTAGTATTTGAGGCATTAACACATATATTTTCAAAATATAACCCAGATGCTATTGCATTTGAGGAACTTTTTTTTAATCAAAATGTAAAAACAGCAATAAGTGTTGGACAAGCTAGAGGCGTTTCAGTACTAGCAGCCCAAAGGCTTGGGGTAGATGTTTTTGAATATACACCGCTACAGGTAAAACAAGCTGTTGTAGGATATGGAAGAGCAGAAAAAAAACAAGTTCAGCAGATGGTTAAGGTTCTTCTTAACCTAAAGGAAGTTCCAAAGCCAGATGATACTGCGGATGCCTTAGCTGTGGCTATATGTCACTCTCATTCATCACATATGGCTAAAATGTTTAGAATTAAGTAG
- a CDS encoding TIGR04086 family membrane protein: MESINEKDKLYVAYLKAIIGSGVLSIILLVLASLMFYFMSFTDSQMNTSVWVITVLGICYCGVFGAIKIGSRGYLHGAVLGGLYTIIIGIIGLLTEAGKVNMQTFLVTFIMSVVVGMLSGMIGMMLKK; this comes from the coding sequence ATGGAAAGTATTAATGAAAAAGATAAACTTTATGTTGCGTATCTTAAGGCAATTATAGGATCGGGGGTACTTTCAATTATACTTTTAGTACTAGCATCTTTAATGTTTTATTTTATGAGCTTCACTGACTCGCAAATGAACACATCTGTATGGGTTATAACTGTTCTTGGAATATGCTACTGTGGAGTTTTTGGAGCTATAAAAATAGGTTCAAGGGGATACCTACATGGTGCAGTTCTAGGAGGACTATATACTATCATTATAGGAATAATAGGTCTTTTAACAGAGGCAGGGAAGGTTAATATGCAAACCTTCTTGGTAACATTTATAATGTCTGTTGTTGTTGGAATGCTATCTGGAATGATAGGAATGATGCTTAAAAAGTAA
- the ruvB gene encoding Holliday junction branch migration DNA helicase RuvB → MEERIITSSFKSEDMDIEGSLRPKSFEEYVGQVKAKEKLSIFIEAAKKRGEALDHVLLYGPPGLGKTTLAAIIANEMASSIRVTSGPAIEKAGDLAAILTNLIEGDVLFIDEIHRLNRSVEEILYPAMEDYSLDIIIGKGPSARSIRIDLPKFTLIGATTKAGMLTSPLRDRFGVMCRLELYNEEELKGIVIRGAGILGIGIDEDAAIEIARRSRGTPRIANRLLKRVRDYAQVRGNGYIDNEAAKAALDLLEVDNLGLDNIDRKMLTSMINKFNGGPVGLDTLAYSIGEENETIEDVYEPYLLQLGFINRTPRGRVVTKAAYDHLEIPFPNE, encoded by the coding sequence ATAGAGGAAAGGATAATAACCTCTAGCTTTAAGTCTGAGGATATGGACATAGAGGGAAGTTTAAGGCCTAAAAGCTTTGAGGAATACGTAGGACAGGTTAAAGCAAAGGAGAAGCTTTCAATCTTTATTGAGGCAGCAAAAAAAAGAGGAGAGGCACTAGATCATGTGCTTTTATACGGACCTCCAGGACTTGGAAAGACAACCCTTGCTGCTATAATTGCAAATGAAATGGCATCATCAATAAGAGTAACATCAGGACCTGCAATAGAAAAAGCTGGAGATTTAGCTGCAATACTTACAAATCTTATTGAGGGCGATGTGTTATTCATAGATGAAATACATAGACTAAATAGAAGTGTAGAGGAAATACTCTATCCAGCTATGGAGGATTATTCGCTAGACATTATTATAGGTAAGGGGCCGAGTGCTAGAAGTATTAGAATAGACCTTCCGAAGTTTACTTTAATTGGGGCTACTACTAAGGCGGGTATGCTAACATCACCTTTAAGAGATAGATTCGGGGTAATGTGTAGACTTGAACTTTATAATGAAGAGGAACTAAAGGGAATAGTTATTCGTGGTGCAGGTATACTTGGGATAGGTATAGATGAGGATGCAGCAATTGAAATTGCAAGACGCTCTAGAGGAACACCTAGAATTGCTAATAGATTACTTAAGAGAGTTAGAGATTATGCTCAGGTTAGGGGAAATGGATATATAGATAATGAGGCAGCAAAGGCAGCATTAGATCTTTTAGAAGTTGATAACTTAGGACTTGATAATATAGATAGAAAAATGCTTACATCCATGATTAATAAATTTAATGGTGGACCAGTAGGACTTGATACACTTGCCTATTCAATAGGAGAGGAAAATGAAACTATAGAGGATGTATATGAACCATATCTTCTTCAACTTGGATTTATAAATAGAACTCCAAGGGGAAGAGTAGTTACAAAGGCAGCATATGATCATTTAGAAATTCCATTTCCTAATGAATAG
- the secD gene encoding protein translocase subunit SecD gives MKKKSALKFIISIIVILISAYVLAFGINLGNYKILSLGESLKPGLDLKGGVYIEEEIVGGKVSKETLQRTKELLELRVNGLGVSESVVAITGDNRIRIEIPGIYDSQKALEQVGKTGKLKFTSPDGKEVLAGTDVKNATVGVDNQSNKPVVQLQLTKEGTKKFADATKKYINKQISIYMDEDIISSPTVQSEITNGEAIITGSADVEEAGRLAGLIKSGSLPVKLKPATVKTIGPSLGAEAIPTSMTAAAIGIGLIVLFMIGYYRIQGAVASIALVVYIILTLLVFVNIGATLTLPGIAGLLLSVGMAVDANVLIFERTKEELRLGKSLSTSIDIGFKRALSSILDSNITTLIAGFSLYYLGSGSVKGFALTLNIGVICSMFTAVIVTRFLLKSFVNAGWVKNPRLYSRK, from the coding sequence ATGAAGAAAAAGAGTGCACTGAAGTTTATTATATCTATTATTGTGATTTTAATAAGTGCATATGTACTAGCATTTGGTATTAATCTTGGTAATTATAAAATACTTTCTCTAGGTGAGAGTCTAAAGCCAGGACTTGATCTAAAGGGTGGAGTATATATAGAAGAAGAAATTGTTGGAGGTAAAGTTAGTAAGGAAACTCTACAAAGAACAAAGGAACTTCTAGAGCTTAGAGTAAATGGACTTGGAGTTTCTGAATCTGTTGTTGCTATAACAGGTGACAATAGAATCAGAATTGAAATCCCAGGAATTTATGATTCTCAAAAGGCCCTAGAACAGGTTGGTAAGACAGGAAAACTTAAGTTTACATCTCCAGATGGTAAAGAAGTATTAGCTGGAACAGATGTTAAAAACGCAACAGTTGGCGTTGATAATCAGTCAAATAAGCCAGTTGTACAACTTCAATTAACTAAAGAGGGAACAAAGAAGTTTGCAGATGCAACTAAAAAATATATAAATAAACAAATTTCAATATACATGGATGAGGATATTATTTCATCTCCAACTGTACAAAGTGAGATTACAAATGGAGAGGCAATAATAACAGGAAGTGCTGATGTTGAAGAAGCAGGAAGACTTGCAGGTCTTATTAAGTCAGGTTCACTACCTGTAAAACTTAAGCCTGCGACAGTAAAAACAATAGGTCCATCACTTGGAGCGGAAGCAATTCCTACAAGTATGACTGCTGCTGCAATTGGTATAGGTCTTATAGTATTATTTATGATTGGATACTATAGAATACAAGGCGCTGTAGCAAGTATTGCTTTAGTTGTTTATATAATATTAACGCTTTTAGTATTTGTAAATATAGGAGCAACATTAACTCTTCCAGGTATTGCTGGGCTTCTGCTTTCTGTCGGTATGGCAGTTGATGCTAATGTACTTATATTTGAAAGAACTAAGGAAGAGCTTAGACTTGGTAAGTCTTTAAGTACATCAATAGATATAGGTTTTAAAAGAGCATTATCATCTATTCTTGATTCAAATATAACAACTCTTATAGCTGGTTTTTCCCTATACTATTTAGGGTCAGGTTCTGTAAAAGGTTTTGCTTTAACTCTAAATATAGGGGTTATATGTAGTATGTTTACAGCGGTAATTGTTACAAGATTTTTACTAAAGTCATTTGTTAATGCAGGATGGGTAAAAAACCCTAGACTTTATAGTAGGAAATAG
- the scfA gene encoding six-cysteine ranthipeptide SCIFF, with the protein MKHIKTINLGALKASINKPGCKECANSCQSACKTSCTVANLECENN; encoded by the coding sequence ATGAAGCATATAAAGACTATTAATCTAGGTGCTTTAAAGGCTAGCATTAACAAGCCAGGATGCAAGGAGTGCGCTAACTCATGCCAATCAGCTTGTAAAACTTCATGTACAGTAGCTAACCTTGAATGTGAAAACAACTAG
- the scfB gene encoding thioether cross-link-forming SCIFF peptide maturase, giving the protein MMKIHKFEQCGLKIVIDVNSGAIHVVDNVVYDILDHYVDNSTVKDFESLLPNYTAEQIEEGLSEVKYLINENMLFTEDPYKDIILNDEGPSFIKAMCLNIAHDCNLKCKYCFAEEGEYHGARSMMTPEIGKKAIDFVIKSSGPRKNIEVDLFGGEPLMNFNTVKEIVDYARIEEKKYNKNIRFTMTTNATLLNDEIMEYIDKNMGNIVLSIDGRPEVNDNIRVRYDGSGTYDAIMPKIKKMVEKRDKSKQYYVRGTFTRENLDFFEDVMLMANEGFKEVSNEPVVLEPSHPLALRLEDLPVIFEQYDKLADEMIKREKEGRGFKFYHFAMDINGGPCVYKRISGCGAGYEYVAVTPDGDIYPCHQFVGKEEFKLGTLDEGNIDASLETLFKNGHIYNKPKCEKCWAKFYCSGGCQANNYNFNNDIHIPYELGCEMMKKRVECAIAIRAKLLED; this is encoded by the coding sequence ATAATGAAAATTCATAAGTTTGAACAATGTGGTTTAAAAATAGTTATAGATGTAAATAGTGGCGCAATTCATGTTGTGGACAATGTTGTTTATGATATTTTAGACCATTATGTAGATAATAGTACAGTAAAGGATTTTGAATCCCTACTTCCAAATTATACAGCTGAACAAATAGAAGAAGGGTTAAGTGAAGTAAAGTACCTAATTAATGAGAATATGCTATTCACTGAAGATCCATATAAAGACATTATACTAAATGATGAAGGTCCATCTTTCATTAAGGCAATGTGCCTTAATATAGCCCATGATTGTAACCTAAAGTGCAAATATTGTTTTGCTGAGGAAGGTGAATATCATGGTGCACGTAGTATGATGACACCAGAAATAGGTAAGAAGGCTATAGACTTTGTAATAAAATCATCAGGACCAAGAAAGAACATAGAGGTTGATTTATTTGGTGGAGAGCCTTTAATGAACTTTAACACAGTTAAAGAAATTGTTGATTATGCAAGGATTGAAGAAAAGAAGTATAATAAGAATATAAGATTTACAATGACAACAAATGCAACTCTTCTTAATGATGAGATAATGGAATATATAGATAAGAATATGGGCAATATCGTACTTAGCATAGATGGAAGACCAGAGGTTAATGACAATATAAGAGTTAGATACGATGGAAGTGGAACATATGATGCTATAATGCCTAAAATAAAGAAAATGGTAGAAAAGAGAGATAAGTCAAAGCAGTACTATGTAAGAGGAACATTTACAAGGGAAAACCTTGACTTTTTTGAAGACGTAATGCTTATGGCAAATGAAGGTTTTAAAGAAGTATCAAATGAACCTGTTGTTCTTGAACCTTCTCATCCTCTAGCATTAAGACTTGAAGATCTTCCTGTTATTTTTGAGCAATATGATAAACTAGCAGATGAAATGATCAAAAGAGAAAAAGAAGGTAGAGGATTTAAATTCTATCACTTTGCAATGGATATAAACGGTGGTCCTTGTGTTTATAAGAGAATATCAGGATGTGGTGCAGGATATGAGTATGTAGCTGTAACTCCAGATGGAGATATATATCCATGTCATCAATTTGTTGGAAAAGAAGAATTTAAACTTGGAACCCTAGATGAAGGTAATATAGATGCATCACTAGAGACTCTATTTAAAAATGGACATATATATAACAAGCCTAAGTGTGAAAAATGTTGGGCAAAATTCTATTGTAGTGGTGGATGTCAAGCAAACAACTACAACTTTAACAATGATATTCATATTCCATATGAACTTGGATGTGAAATGATGAAGAAAAGAGTAGAATGTGCAATTGCTATAAGAGCTAAGCTACTAGAAGATTAA
- a CDS encoding tryptophan transporter, with the protein MDIRKITLSGVLFAAGLIIHQLMPPIFGVTPDVQLAVLFIVILINGSFKSTIAAGIVSGIITSLTTKFPGGQVPNFVEKIITSIIMYFVIVFILKFANKIITMAIVGLLGTILSGFIFLTLALYIVGLPSGLTVNIGIISVVLPAAVINLFLTPVLYKIVEKSSKAV; encoded by the coding sequence ATGGATATTAGAAAAATAACATTATCAGGAGTTTTATTTGCTGCGGGACTTATAATTCATCAATTAATGCCACCAATTTTCGGGGTAACTCCTGATGTTCAACTTGCTGTACTTTTTATAGTTATATTAATTAATGGTAGTTTTAAATCTACTATTGCAGCTGGGATTGTATCAGGAATTATTACCTCTTTAACTACTAAGTTTCCTGGTGGACAAGTTCCTAACTTTGTAGAAAAAATAATAACTTCAATTATTATGTATTTTGTTATTGTTTTCATATTAAAGTTTGCTAATAAGATTATTACTATGGCTATAGTTGGATTACTTGGAACTATCCTAAGTGGATTTATTTTCTTAACACTAGCACTTTATATAGTAGGGCTACCATCTGGACTAACTGTAAATATTGGAATTATATCAGTTGTTCTTCCAGCAGCAGTTATAAACCTATTCTTAACACCTGTTCTTTATAAAATAGTAGAAAAGTCTTCAAAGGCAGTTTAA
- the tgt gene encoding tRNA guanosine(34) transglycosylase Tgt — protein sequence MEPVVKYELIKRCKQSGARLGRIHTPHGVIETPIFMPVGTQATVKAMTPHELKDIGSQIILSNTYHLFLRPGHKLIERAGGLHKFMNWDRPILTDSGGFQVFSLTDLRKIEEEGVTFKSHIDGSKQFLSPEKAMEIQNSLGADIMMAFDECPPYEADYDYTKKSLAMTLRWAERCLKSHSRPNDQALFGIIQGGMYKDLREEALDEMVKMDFPGYALGGLSIGEPQETMVKVLSWVAEKMPEHKPRYLMGIGSPDYIFEAVLNGIDMFDCVLQTRIARNGTVFTSNGRLVIKNAQYAEDMRPLDEECDCYACQNFTRGYIRHLFKAQEILGARLTTIHNLRFTLKLVEQIREAIKGDYLLDFRDEFYRKFGYTQKYTK from the coding sequence ATGGAACCGGTTGTGAAGTACGAACTGATAAAACGTTGCAAGCAGTCTGGTGCAAGACTTGGAAGAATACACACACCTCATGGCGTAATAGAAACTCCAATATTTATGCCAGTTGGAACACAAGCAACTGTAAAAGCTATGACACCTCATGAGCTTAAAGATATAGGTTCACAAATAATACTAAGTAATACATATCATTTATTTTTAAGACCTGGACACAAGTTAATTGAAAGAGCAGGAGGCCTTCATAAGTTTATGAATTGGGATAGACCAATTCTTACTGATAGTGGAGGATTTCAGGTATTTAGTTTAACTGACCTTAGAAAAATTGAGGAAGAAGGGGTTACCTTTAAGTCTCATATAGATGGATCTAAGCAGTTTCTATCACCTGAAAAAGCAATGGAAATTCAAAATTCACTAGGAGCAGATATTATGATGGCATTTGATGAATGTCCACCATACGAAGCTGATTATGATTATACTAAAAAGTCTCTAGCTATGACTTTAAGATGGGCAGAAAGATGTTTAAAGTCTCACAGTAGACCAAATGATCAAGCATTATTTGGTATTATACAAGGTGGTATGTATAAAGATCTTCGTGAAGAGGCATTAGATGAAATGGTTAAAATGGACTTTCCAGGATATGCCCTTGGAGGCCTTAGTATAGGAGAACCACAGGAAACAATGGTTAAGGTGCTTTCATGGGTTGCTGAGAAAATGCCAGAGCATAAGCCAAGATATCTTATGGGAATAGGAAGTCCAGACTATATATTTGAAGCAGTTTTAAACGGAATTGATATGTTTGATTGTGTACTCCAAACAAGAATAGCAAGAAATGGAACTGTTTTTACTAGTAATGGTAGACTTGTAATTAAGAATGCACAGTATGCAGAGGATATGAGACCACTTGATGAGGAATGTGATTGTTATGCATGTCAAAACTTCACAAGGGGTTATATAAGACATCTGTTTAAGGCACAGGAAATTTTAGGAGCAAGACTTACAACAATTCATAACCTTAGATTTACACTTAAGTTAGTAGAACAGATTAGAGAGGCTATAAAGGGAGACTACCTTCTAGACTTTAGAGATGAATTTTATAGAAAGTTTGGGTATACTCAAAAGTATACAAAATAA
- the queA gene encoding tRNA preQ1(34) S-adenosylmethionine ribosyltransferase-isomerase QueA, with product MKVSDFYFDLPEELIAQEPLEERDNSRLLVLDKNTGEINHRRFKDILEYLKEGDTLVLNNSRVIPARLFGIKKETGAKIEFVLLKRVDKDKWETLVKPGKKAKPGTEFVFGNGELECKVLETTEIGGRIIEFKYEGIFEEVLDKLGQMPLPPYITKQLEDKERYQTVYSKINGSAAAPTAGLHFTKELMEKIKEKGVNIAYVTLHVGLGTFRPVKVEDINEHIMHSEFYSIDKENADIINNTKRQGKRVITVGTTSTRTLETVGDENGFIKECSGWTDIFIYPGYKFKVVDNLITNFHLPESTLIMLVSTLAGQENTMNAYKEAVEEKYRFFSFGDAMFIK from the coding sequence ATGAAAGTAAGTGACTTTTATTTTGATTTACCAGAAGAGCTTATAGCACAGGAGCCATTAGAGGAGAGAGATAATTCTAGACTTCTTGTTCTAGATAAAAATACAGGAGAAATTAACCACAGAAGGTTTAAGGATATTTTAGAGTATCTTAAGGAAGGAGATACCTTAGTTCTTAATAATAGTAGGGTAATACCTGCAAGATTATTTGGAATTAAGAAGGAAACAGGGGCTAAGATAGAATTTGTTCTTCTTAAAAGAGTTGATAAGGATAAGTGGGAAACACTTGTGAAGCCTGGTAAAAAAGCAAAGCCAGGAACAGAATTTGTATTTGGTAATGGAGAGCTTGAATGCAAGGTTCTTGAAACTACTGAAATTGGAGGAAGAATAATCGAATTTAAGTATGAGGGTATATTTGAAGAAGTTTTAGATAAATTAGGACAAATGCCCCTTCCTCCATACATTACAAAGCAGCTTGAAGATAAGGAAAGATATCAAACAGTTTATTCTAAGATAAATGGTTCAGCTGCGGCACCAACAGCAGGTCTTCATTTTACTAAGGAGCTTATGGAGAAGATAAAGGAAAAGGGAGTTAACATTGCATATGTAACTCTACATGTAGGACTTGGAACCTTTAGGCCTGTTAAGGTAGAGGATATTAATGAACATATTATGCACTCCGAGTTTTATAGTATTGATAAGGAAAATGCAGATATAATTAACAACACAAAAAGACAAGGTAAAAGAGTTATTACGGTTGGGACAACATCTACTAGGACACTTGAAACAGTAGGGGATGAAAATGGATTTATAAAAGAATGCTCTGGATGGACAGATATATTTATATATCCAGGTTATAAATTTAAGGTAGTAGATAACCTTATTACGAACTTCCATCTTCCAGAGTCAACACTTATTATGCTTGTAAGTACACTAGCTGGGCAGGAAAACACTATGAATGCATATAAGGAAGCTGTTGAAGAAAAATATAGATTCTTTAGTTTTGGAGATGCAATGTTTATTAAGTAA
- the yajC gene encoding preprotein translocase subunit YajC: MVAANLISLVLIFAVFYFMIIRPQKKRQQQQSQMLENLRTGDKVVTIGGIHGTVVAIDNDTVIIATGDGEDTTLIMSKVAISRVVEEEKKEIVSSETASEEILDEDVEEFEDEDEDEDEYEDEDEEDDEEKKETSK, from the coding sequence ATGGTAGCTGCAAATTTAATTTCATTAGTTTTAATTTTTGCTGTGTTCTATTTTATGATAATAAGACCACAAAAGAAGAGACAACAACAGCAAAGCCAAATGCTTGAAAACTTAAGAACAGGGGATAAGGTAGTTACGATTGGAGGAATCCATGGAACTGTAGTTGCTATTGATAATGATACAGTTATAATTGCAACTGGTGATGGAGAAGATACTACGCTAATAATGTCAAAGGTAGCTATTTCTAGGGTAGTAGAAGAAGAAAAGAAGGAAATAGTATCATCTGAAACTGCTTCAGAAGAAATTCTTGATGAAGATGTTGAAGAATTTGAAGACGAAGACGAAGACGAAGATGAGTATGAAGACGAAGATGAAGAAGATGATGAGGAGAAGAAGGAAACTTCAAAGTAA
- the secF gene encoding protein translocase subunit SecF: MKEERIFKIVEKSKLWFIISAVILVVCLGSIAFRGLNYGIDFVGGTVVNINMEKGFDVTKVRTIVEKYDKSAQVQEVQGNNVSIRSNNLSNEEVATLFKEIKKDFSLKKNEPVSSERIEPTIGKEITQKAIISSLVAILGILIYISLRFEWKFGLAAIASLIHDLIVTIGIFSIFQIPVNSSFIAAILTILGYSINDTVVVFDRIRENSKKKIYNTNVLLGDASLTQTMARSINTVLTVLIAITSLYIFGVSAIKEFALPLIIGIAFGGYSSIFIAVPVWVKLVDSCKKKDK, from the coding sequence ATGAAAGAAGAAAGAATTTTTAAGATAGTTGAGAAAAGTAAGCTATGGTTTATTATATCAGCTGTTATACTTGTAGTTTGTTTAGGTTCTATAGCGTTTAGAGGACTTAATTATGGAATAGACTTTGTAGGTGGAACTGTTGTTAATATAAACATGGAAAAAGGTTTTGATGTAACCAAGGTTAGAACTATCGTAGAAAAGTATGATAAGTCTGCTCAGGTTCAAGAAGTTCAAGGAAATAACGTATCTATTAGAAGTAATAATCTAAGTAACGAAGAAGTAGCGACTTTATTTAAGGAGATAAAAAAGGATTTTTCTTTAAAGAAGAATGAACCTGTATCATCTGAAAGAATAGAGCCAACTATAGGTAAAGAAATAACTCAAAAAGCAATAATTTCATCTCTAGTAGCTATTTTAGGTATACTAATATATATTAGTTTAAGATTCGAGTGGAAATTTGGACTAGCTGCTATTGCATCACTTATACATGATTTGATAGTTACTATAGGTATATTCTCTATTTTCCAGATACCGGTAAATAGTAGCTTTATAGCAGCTATACTTACTATACTTGGATATTCTATTAATGATACAGTTGTTGTATTTGATAGAATTAGAGAAAATAGCAAGAAAAAAATATACAACACTAATGTATTACTTGGAGATGCCAGTTTAACACAAACAATGGCAAGATCTATTAATACAGTGTTAACTGTTCTTATAGCGATAACATCGCTATATATATTTGGTGTTTCAGCTATTAAGGAATTTGCTCTACCTCTTATAATTGGTATAGCATTTGGTGGATATTCATCAATATTTATAGCAGTTCCAGTATGGGTAAAGCTTGTAGATAGTTGTAAGAAGAAGGATAAATAA
- the ruvA gene encoding Holliday junction branch migration protein RuvA: protein MIAYVKGKVFEYGEDYIIVDNMGIGYIIYMPIQDIEKVKKVDNEVTVHTYHYVREDQQLLYGFYNKEALSLFKNLIGVSGVGPKAGLSILSTVSPSDFILAVISGDEKTISKAPGIGKKSAQRIILELRDKFKKLNIETPLPLLELGSEKEDISKIADATEGLMALGYTKQEAVKTLSQIDNDLSIEDMLKEALKLLMRG from the coding sequence ATGATAGCTTATGTTAAGGGAAAAGTTTTTGAATATGGGGAAGATTATATTATAGTAGATAATATGGGCATAGGGTATATTATTTATATGCCAATTCAAGATATAGAAAAAGTTAAAAAGGTAGATAATGAGGTAACAGTACATACATATCATTATGTAAGAGAGGATCAGCAGCTTTTATATGGATTTTATAATAAAGAAGCATTAAGTTTATTTAAGAATCTTATAGGTGTCTCTGGGGTTGGACCAAAGGCTGGACTTTCTATTTTATCAACGGTGTCCCCTTCGGACTTTATACTTGCTGTAATATCAGGAGACGAGAAGACAATATCTAAGGCACCGGGAATTGGAAAGAAGTCTGCACAAAGGATTATTTTAGAACTTCGTGATAAATTTAAAAAGTTAAATATAGAAACACCACTTCCTCTACTTGAGTTAGGAAGTGAAAAGGAAGATATATCTAAAATAGCTGATGCTACAGAAGGTCTAATGGCACTTGGATATACAAAACAGGAAGCAGTTAAAACTCTTAGCCAAATAGATAATGACCTTTCAATTGAAGATATGCTAAAAGAGGCATTAAAACTACTTATGAGAGGATAG
- the yajC gene encoding preprotein translocase subunit YajC, whose translation MTTNLMFLVLMIGVFYFMIIRPQKNKQSKYRQMLEALTVGDNIVTIEGIHGKVVKIDSDKIAILTGKANKTRLVMSKTAIDHIKK comes from the coding sequence ATGACAACAAACCTAATGTTTTTAGTACTAATGATAGGGGTTTTTTACTTTATGATAATAAGACCTCAAAAGAACAAACAGAGTAAGTACAGACAAATGCTTGAGGCCTTAACGGTTGGGGATAACATAGTTACCATAGAAGGAATTCATGGTAAAGTAGTTAAAATAGACTCTGATAAAATAGCTATTTTAACTGGAAAGGCTAATAAAACAAGACTAGTAATGTCAAAAACAGCTATAGACCACATAAAAAAGTAA